AAAAATAACGTACCGAATTCCTGGGCCATCGACAGTACCAAATGTTTCAATTGAATGAATGTTTCCGAGCATAATGAGCTCTCCTTCCGTTAACAGAGAACCTTCCACTTCGCATGAAGAGGAAGGTTCATTTTTAGTTTGCTAAAATTTTATTACATTGTTTCGTGGAATGTTCTGTTAATAACGTCTAATTGTTGTTCTTTTGTTAGTTTAATGAAGTTAACAGCATATCCAGATACACGAATCGTTAATTGCGGATATAATTCTGGGTGCTCCATTGCATCAATTAATGTTTCACGGTTAAATACGTTAACATTTAAGTGGTGACCAGTTTTAATTGAATATCCGTCAAGGATCGAAACTAAGTTTTGAATACGGCTTTCCTCATCCTTACCAAGTGCTTTCGGTACGATAGAGAACGTATTAGAAATACCGTCTAATGAATATTCATAAGGAAGCTTAGCAACAGATGAAAGTGATGCTAATGTACCTTTTGTATCACGGCCGTGCATTGGGTTTGCACCTGGTGCAAATGGCTCACCTGCACGACGTCCATCAGGTGTGTTACCAGTTTTCTTACCGTAAACGACGTTTGAAGTAATGGTTAGAACTGACATCGTATGCAATGAATCACGGTATGTTTGATGTTTACGTAATTTTTTCATAAAACGTTGAACAACATCAACAGCGATATTGTCAACTGCATCGTCGTTGTTTCCGTATTTAGGGAAATCGCCTTCTGTTTCAAAGTCAACAGCTAGACCATTTTCATCACGAATCACTTTTACTTTTGCGTGTTTGATCGCACTTAATGAGTCAGCTACAACACTTAAACCAGCGATTCCTGTTGCCATAGTACGAAGAATTTTCGTGTCATGAAGCGCCATTTCAATACGCTCATAGCTGTATTTGTCATGCATATAATGAATAATATTAAGCGTGTTAATGTAAAGTCCAGCTAACCATTCCATTGTTAGGTCAAAGCTTTCCATTACTTCATTATAATCAAGGTATTCAGACGTAATCTGACGGTATTTAGGACCAACTTGAATTTTTAGTTTTTCATCAATCCCGCCGTTAATAGCATATAATAAAGCTTTTGCTAGGTTAGCACGTGCACCGAAGAATTGCATTTGCTTACCAATTTCCATTGCAGATACACAACAAGCAATTCCATAATCATCGCCATATTCTGGGCTCATGATATCATCATTTTCATATTGAATTGAGCTTGTTTTAATAGACATATTTGCACAATATTTCTTGAAGTTTTCTGGAAGCTTAGATGACCAAAGTACTGTTAAGTTTGGCTCTGGAGCTGGTCCAAGGTTATCAAGTGTATGAAGGAAACGGAATGAGTTCTTAGTTACTAAAGGACGGCCATCAAGCGCCATACCACCAATTGATTCCGTTACCCAAGTTGGGTCACCACTGAATAAATCATTGTAATCCGGTGTTCTTGCAAATTTTACAAGACGAAGCTTCATGATGAAGTGATCAACGATTTCTTGAACTTCTTCCTCTGTTAATACACCATTCATTAAATCTCTTTCGATATAAATATCTAAGAAGGTTGAAACGCGTCCAAGGCTCATTGCTGCACCATTTTGTTCTTTAATTGCAGCTAAATAACCAAGGTATAACCATTGGAATGCCTCTACTGTGTTTTGCGCTGGAACGGATAAATCAAATCCATAAGCAGCACCTAGTTGCTT
The DNA window shown above is from Bacillus sp. T3 and carries:
- the pflB gene encoding formate C-acetyltransferase, with the protein product MEQWKNFAAGTWTKEVNVRDFILKNFKPYEGDDSFLVGPTEATTKLWDQVMDLTKQERENGGVLDMDTEIVSTITSHGPGYLNKDLEKVVGVQTDAPFKRSMQPFGGIRMAAQACESYGFELNKEVEKTFTDYRKTHNAGVFDAYTDEMKLARKSAIITGLPDAYGRGRIIGDYRRVALYGIDFLIKEKKKDLAGTSSVMSEENIRLREEISEQIRALNELKQLGAAYGFDLSVPAQNTVEAFQWLYLGYLAAIKEQNGAAMSLGRVSTFLDIYIERDLMNGVLTEEEVQEIVDHFIMKLRLVKFARTPDYNDLFSGDPTWVTESIGGMALDGRPLVTKNSFRFLHTLDNLGPAPEPNLTVLWSSKLPENFKKYCANMSIKTSSIQYENDDIMSPEYGDDYGIACCVSAMEIGKQMQFFGARANLAKALLYAINGGIDEKLKIQVGPKYRQITSEYLDYNEVMESFDLTMEWLAGLYINTLNIIHYMHDKYSYERIEMALHDTKILRTMATGIAGLSVVADSLSAIKHAKVKVIRDENGLAVDFETEGDFPKYGNNDDAVDNIAVDVVQRFMKKLRKHQTYRDSLHTMSVLTITSNVVYGKKTGNTPDGRRAGEPFAPGANPMHGRDTKGTLASLSSVAKLPYEYSLDGISNTFSIVPKALGKDEESRIQNLVSILDGYSIKTGHHLNVNVFNRETLIDAMEHPELYPQLTIRVSGYAVNFIKLTKEQQLDVINRTFHETM